A section of the Pseudanabaena mucicola str. Chao 1806 genome encodes:
- a CDS encoding acetate/propionate family kinase: MKILVLNAGSSSQKSCLYDLGNVLPDISPEPIWEAMVDWTNHTGFAEIKVKTHHGKVLQEEIAATSRPEIIAHMLETLWNGETAVIKEPSDVDIIGHRVVHGGAEYRQSTIVNTEVKEAIAKLSVYAPVHNPANLEGMTATENVFGKIPQVAVFDTAFHAHLSPATYTYAIPSKYAEQGIRRYGFHGISHQYCRNRAAQILNRPVNDLRLISCHLGNGCSLAAIRDGHSIDTTMGFTPLEGLVMGSRAGSIDPGILIHLLRQPDMDVEKLDRLLNRESGLLGISGISADLRPILKAITEGNSHAQLAFDVYVHSLRSHIGAMLASLGGLDALVFTAGIGENSPDIRAATCEGFEFLGLNLDLEKNHQRAIDVEISAPDSAVRVLVIHTQEDWEIARECWHIQT, from the coding sequence ATGAAAATATTAGTTCTCAATGCAGGATCGAGTAGCCAAAAAAGTTGTTTGTATGATTTAGGAAATGTATTGCCTGACATATCACCTGAACCAATTTGGGAAGCAATGGTAGATTGGACAAACCATACGGGATTTGCGGAAATCAAAGTTAAAACTCATCACGGTAAAGTTCTCCAAGAAGAAATTGCGGCAACTTCACGCCCAGAGATTATCGCGCATATGCTAGAGACTCTGTGGAATGGAGAAACCGCAGTGATTAAAGAGCCTTCAGATGTAGATATCATCGGGCATCGAGTGGTTCATGGTGGAGCCGAATATCGCCAAAGTACTATAGTTAATACTGAGGTCAAAGAGGCGATCGCAAAACTCTCAGTCTATGCCCCTGTGCATAATCCTGCGAATTTAGAAGGTATGACTGCAACGGAAAATGTATTTGGGAAGATTCCCCAAGTTGCTGTATTTGATACTGCATTTCACGCTCACTTATCACCAGCCACCTACACCTACGCTATTCCAAGTAAATATGCTGAGCAAGGAATTCGGCGTTATGGATTTCATGGCATTAGTCATCAATATTGTCGCAATCGCGCTGCCCAAATTCTCAATCGCCCTGTTAATGATTTACGCTTGATTAGCTGTCATTTGGGAAATGGTTGTTCCTTAGCCGCGATTCGTGATGGTCATAGTATTGATACAACGATGGGATTTACACCTCTTGAAGGTTTGGTTATGGGCAGTCGTGCTGGTTCCATTGATCCAGGAATTCTCATTCATTTACTGCGTCAGCCCGATATGGATGTGGAGAAATTAGACCGTCTACTCAATCGTGAATCAGGGCTATTAGGTATCTCAGGAATTTCTGCGGATTTACGTCCAATTCTGAAAGCGATCACAGAGGGTAACTCCCACGCTCAGCTTGCCTTTGATGTTTATGTGCATAGTTTGCGATCGCATATTGGCGCAATGTTAGCCAGTCTTGGCGGTTTGGATGCCCTAGTTTTTACCGCAGGCATTGGTGAAAATTCGCCAGATATTAGAGCCGCTACCTGTGAGGGTTTTGAGTTTTTAGGACTCAACCTAGACCTAGAGAAAAATCATCAACGGGCGATCGACGTTGAGATTTCAGCTCCTGATTCTGCTGTGCGGGTTTTAGTGATCCATACTCAAGAAGATTGGGAAATTGCTAGAGAATGTTGGCATATTCAGACTTGA
- a CDS encoding DALR anticodon-binding domain-containing protein: MQFISPLQIIRVAIAEAIYAGFGIRLKCHEIVLEASFPKYSAHFTSSVAIALCPRLAQDSLTIAEEIIKLCIQTRLKSSYGISLDNSSENRDIDSQWQIQAVGKGWLNINFTEQYLGEILLLLEKLRIAAIEDTNGIWQKRFLISDQYIIEDNYAYARCCALIRLAYREHLLPLVLEKNFKTIFTEAEPVETSLLVQNLAIADYLMSAQENCTERNHKKTQEKQDKLSRSLADVFLQFYDQCRIYGVNRDIAWRRLLLIRITQKFLLALAPTNINYTMYL, from the coding sequence GTGCAGTTTATTTCACCATTACAGATCATCCGAGTGGCGATCGCAGAGGCAATATATGCAGGCTTTGGGATTCGCCTAAAATGCCATGAAATTGTCCTCGAAGCTAGCTTTCCCAAATACTCTGCCCACTTTACATCATCAGTAGCGATCGCTCTTTGCCCTCGTTTAGCACAAGACTCTCTAACTATTGCTGAGGAAATCATCAAACTTTGTATTCAAACTCGTCTAAAAAGCTCTTATGGAATTTCTTTGGATAATTCTTCTGAAAATCGAGATATAGATTCACAGTGGCAGATTCAAGCAGTGGGTAAAGGCTGGCTGAATATTAACTTTACCGAACAATATCTAGGCGAGATTCTATTACTATTAGAAAAATTACGAATAGCAGCAATTGAAGATACTAATGGAATTTGGCAAAAGCGATTTCTTATTTCAGATCAATATATAATCGAAGACAATTATGCTTATGCTCGATGCTGTGCCTTAATCAGATTGGCATATCGTGAGCATTTATTACCTTTGGTTTTAGAAAAAAATTTCAAAACTATCTTTACTGAAGCGGAACCTGTAGAAACCAGTTTATTAGTCCAGAATTTAGCGATCGCTGATTATTTGATGTCAGCTCAAGAAAATTGTACGGAAAGAAATCACAAGAAAACTCAGGAAAAACAAGATAAATTATCGCGATCACTAGCAGATGTGTTTTTGCAATTTTATGACCAATGTCGCATTTACGGAGTTAACCGTGACATTGCTTGGCGGCGTTTATTGCTGATCAGAATTACGCAAAAATTTTTACTAGCACTCGCTCCAACCAATATCAACTACACAATGTATTTATAG
- the ribBA gene encoding bifunctional 3,4-dihydroxy-2-butanone-4-phosphate synthase/GTP cyclohydrolase II: MTKFQFDSIPDALNDLKSGRLIVVVDDENRENEGDLIGAAQFATPEMVNFMAVKARGLICLAMTGDRLDRLDLPLMVDRNTDSQQTAFTVSIDAVEGTSTGISAEDRSRTIQAAINPNTRPSDLRRPGHVFPLRAKDGGVLKRAGHTEAAVDLAQMSGLYPAGVICEIQNDDGSMARLPELIEYAKLHNLKLISIADLISYRLEHDRFVKREAIASLPSLFGNFRVYGYRNTLDNTEHLAIVKGDLQDFPKNEVLVRVHSECLTGDALGSLRCDCRGQLQSALKMIEFANWGVVVYLRQEGRGIGLINKIKAYSLQDGGLDTVEANEKLGFGADLRTYGIGAQILHDLGIKKMRLITNNPRKLAGLKGFDIEIVGRLPLLIETNEYNLRYLETKAEKLGHLLLQTKLVTVGIHWTTEKSTELLDQLREVAASKDLLMQEETSTTFAVLFADADTQEIHKESRKDRANKFTILHLGFDSSNEISDDWYTELNHPYRQAIIRVLKHLKQWEQVKNFKFCLANNDAEVPKGFAETINLGLAWHTPWLTDRIYEWFNFFHHGDDDLAILNK; the protein is encoded by the coding sequence TTGACAAAGTTTCAATTTGATTCCATTCCCGATGCCCTAAACGATCTCAAATCTGGTCGCCTTATTGTCGTTGTCGATGATGAAAACCGTGAAAATGAAGGCGATTTGATTGGTGCAGCTCAATTTGCCACACCTGAAATGGTGAACTTTATGGCAGTCAAAGCTCGGGGTTTAATTTGTTTAGCGATGACAGGCGATCGCCTTGATCGCTTAGATTTACCTTTAATGGTCGATCGCAATACTGATAGCCAACAAACTGCCTTTACTGTAAGCATTGATGCTGTTGAAGGTACATCTACAGGTATTTCTGCTGAGGATCGCTCTCGCACCATTCAAGCAGCAATTAATCCTAATACTCGTCCTAGCGATCTGCGTCGTCCTGGGCATGTCTTCCCCTTGAGAGCTAAGGATGGTGGTGTACTCAAACGTGCAGGACATACCGAAGCCGCAGTGGATCTCGCGCAGATGTCAGGGCTATATCCCGCAGGTGTTATTTGCGAAATTCAGAATGATGACGGCTCAATGGCAAGGTTACCTGAGCTAATTGAATATGCCAAGCTGCATAATCTCAAGTTAATTAGCATTGCAGATTTAATCAGCTATCGTCTAGAGCATGATCGCTTTGTTAAGCGAGAGGCGATCGCCAGTTTGCCATCGTTATTTGGTAATTTCCGTGTTTATGGTTATCGCAATACTTTAGATAACACCGAACATTTAGCGATCGTCAAAGGTGATTTACAGGATTTTCCAAAAAATGAAGTCCTCGTGCGTGTTCATTCCGAATGTCTGACGGGTGATGCCCTTGGTTCTTTACGTTGCGACTGTCGTGGACAATTACAAAGTGCCTTGAAAATGATCGAGTTTGCCAATTGGGGCGTAGTTGTTTACCTACGTCAGGAAGGTCGCGGCATCGGCTTGATTAATAAAATCAAGGCATATTCCCTCCAAGATGGAGGACTTGATACTGTGGAAGCCAATGAAAAACTAGGGTTTGGTGCAGATCTGCGTACCTATGGTATTGGGGCACAAATTTTGCATGATCTCGGTATCAAAAAGATGCGCTTGATTACCAACAATCCCCGCAAACTTGCAGGACTCAAGGGCTTTGATATTGAAATCGTGGGACGTTTACCACTGCTGATCGAAACCAATGAATATAATTTGCGCTATCTGGAAACTAAAGCCGAAAAATTAGGGCATTTGCTCTTGCAAACAAAGCTTGTGACTGTAGGTATCCATTGGACAACTGAAAAATCAACAGAACTGCTTGACCAATTGCGTGAAGTTGCTGCTAGTAAAGATCTCCTTATGCAGGAAGAAACTTCTACTACCTTTGCGGTTTTGTTTGCGGATGCCGACACGCAAGAGATACATAAAGAGTCTCGGAAGGATCGAGCCAATAAGTTCACAATTCTCCATTTAGGCTTTGATAGCTCTAACGAAATTTCTGATGATTGGTACACTGAACTAAATCATCCCTATCGTCAGGCAATTATCCGTGTACTAAAGCATCTCAAACAATGGGAGCAGGTAAAAAACTTTAAATTTTGCTTGGCAAATAATGATGCTGAAGTACCCAAAGGTTTTGCGGAAACAATTAACCTTGGCTTAGCATGGCATACACCTTGGCTAACGGATCGTATTTATGAATGGTTTAACTTTTTCCACCACGGCGACGACGATCTTGCCATTCTAAATAAGTAA
- a CDS encoding ABC transporter ATP-binding protein: MQSAVRIENLKKTYGTTIAVDGISLNVTQGQIYGLLGPNGAGKTTTMRCLCTLTTPDSGLIEVAGATEPREIRDRIGYIAQEVALDKVLTGRELLQFQAALYHLPANQISDRIDYVLELLLIKDYADKLSGTYSGGIKKRLDLAAGLLHQPSVLILDEPTVGLDIQSRFAIWEFLRKLRGSGVTILISSHYLEEIDALADRVAIIDKGKIIAEGTTSELKTKVGGDRITVRIREFAERHEAEQAQKILQQLPIVQSITINAAQGNAVNLFVKPDANAISEIQNILAAVDIEVFSLSQSRPSLDDVFLAATGQTILDAEIAQAELTNVTKGKKNR, encoded by the coding sequence ATGCAGTCGGCAGTAAGAATTGAAAATCTCAAGAAAACTTATGGCACAACTATTGCCGTAGATGGAATTTCTCTAAATGTTACACAGGGACAAATCTATGGTTTGCTCGGTCCGAACGGAGCAGGCAAAACTACAACAATGCGTTGTCTCTGTACTCTAACTACCCCTGACTCAGGTTTAATTGAGGTAGCTGGGGCAACAGAACCTAGGGAAATCCGCGATCGCATTGGCTATATTGCACAGGAAGTTGCTCTCGATAAGGTTTTGACAGGTCGGGAACTTTTACAATTTCAGGCGGCTTTGTATCATCTTCCTGCTAACCAAATTAGTGATCGCATTGACTATGTTCTAGAGTTACTCCTGATCAAAGACTATGCTGATAAACTTTCAGGTACTTACTCAGGTGGGATCAAAAAGCGTCTAGACTTAGCCGCAGGACTATTGCATCAGCCATCGGTACTGATCCTTGACGAGCCAACAGTGGGTTTAGATATTCAAAGTCGATTTGCGATTTGGGAATTTTTACGCAAGCTAAGAGGATCGGGTGTCACTATCTTGATCAGTAGTCACTATCTCGAAGAAATTGATGCCCTTGCTGATCGCGTCGCCATTATCGATAAAGGCAAAATCATTGCTGAAGGCACGACATCGGAGCTAAAAACTAAAGTCGGTGGTGATCGCATCACAGTCAGGATTCGTGAATTTGCTGAACGCCATGAAGCGGAACAGGCTCAAAAGATTTTGCAGCAATTACCCATCGTCCAAAGCATTACCATCAATGCTGCTCAAGGCAATGCTGTTAACCTCTTTGTCAAACCTGATGCTAATGCCATTAGTGAGATCCAAAATATACTCGCCGCCGTTGATATAGAAGTATTTAGCTTGTCGCAATCCCGCCCCAGCCTCGATGATGTTTTTTTAGCGGCAACAGGGCAAACAATTCTTGATGCTGAAATTGCTCAAGCAGAGCTAACAAATGTAACCAAAGGTAAAAAGAATCGCTAG
- the queA gene encoding tRNA preQ1(34) S-adenosylmethionine ribosyltransferase-isomerase QueA codes for MTSLPVTDLEPDYTLSAYDYDLPSDRIAQDPVTPRDSSRLLVIEQNRVLQHHHFYDLPKFLKSGDLLVFNNTKVIPARMYGHKISGVPVEILLMEPIGHDRWLALVKPGKRLPIGSTIIFAENVKATVEGIDTTTRARELQFHIPADADLDKIIDQLGQIPLPPYVTDSHTEPERYQTIYAEISGAIAAPTAGLHFTDRLFEELQAQGIDKAFITLHVGIGTFRPVETEDITQHVMHNEWCEVSEDTITKIKATKARGGRVIGVGSTVARSLESSNYEALRGKTNLMIYPGYEWKVLDGMITNFHLPKSTLLMMVSSFLGKDGREFLMSIYQEAIAKEYRFYSFGDAMLMLNK; via the coding sequence ATGACTTCATTGCCTGTAACCGACCTTGAGCCTGACTATACGTTAAGTGCCTATGACTATGATTTACCTAGCGATCGTATTGCTCAAGATCCAGTTACACCGAGGGACTCGTCGCGATTGTTGGTAATTGAACAAAATCGTGTATTACAACATCACCACTTTTACGATCTTCCCAAGTTTCTAAAGTCTGGAGATTTATTAGTTTTTAATAACACCAAAGTTATTCCTGCTCGAATGTATGGACATAAAATATCGGGAGTTCCAGTGGAGATTTTGTTGATGGAACCAATAGGACATGATCGATGGCTAGCTTTAGTGAAACCTGGTAAGCGCTTGCCAATAGGTAGCACAATTATATTTGCGGAAAATGTGAAGGCAACGGTTGAGGGAATTGATACAACCACAAGGGCGAGAGAATTACAATTTCATATTCCTGCGGATGCGGATTTGGACAAAATTATTGATCAGCTAGGTCAAATTCCTTTACCACCCTATGTGACTGATTCTCATACGGAGCCTGAGCGCTATCAAACTATTTATGCGGAGATATCAGGGGCGATCGCTGCACCTACGGCGGGACTACATTTTACGGATCGACTATTTGAGGAATTACAAGCTCAAGGTATTGACAAGGCTTTTATCACATTACATGTGGGAATAGGTACATTTCGTCCTGTAGAGACTGAGGACATTACTCAACATGTGATGCATAACGAGTGGTGTGAAGTATCTGAGGACACGATCACCAAAATTAAAGCAACAAAAGCGCGAGGCGGACGAGTGATTGGTGTGGGCAGTACAGTAGCACGTTCGCTAGAAAGCTCAAATTATGAAGCGTTAAGGGGGAAAACTAATTTAATGATTTATCCTGGCTATGAATGGAAAGTGCTAGATGGCATGATTACAAATTTCCATTTGCCAAAGTCTACTTTATTGATGATGGTGTCATCATTTTTAGGTAAAGATGGGCGTGAATTTTTAATGTCAATTTACCAAGAAGCGATCGCTAAAGAATATCGTTTTTATTCCTTTGGCGATGCCATGTTGATGTTAAACAAGTAG
- a CDS encoding alpha/beta hydrolase family esterase, with protein MATEISATELTFAVRGIKRRAILVNESTNQSLRPAVLVLHGGKGSAEEMRKRTGFDAIAVAENFSVIYAEGTTWGRGFHAWNTGYLQRQQVGKADDIGYFDTLIDLLVKDHHIDRQRIYMTGGSNGGMMTFVYAVKRPEKLAAIAPVVGAMFTFEKKPSVPLPILMINGQQDDEVPIEGGMSRNPIVRRVQQAQYRSLDDTVAFWVSANRSQKMGNVVTEGTMTTTTYPATGNGAITISIVDTAGGHGWPGIDLGRRGNTPIMSFNGAEKVWSFFKTQRRVK; from the coding sequence ATGGCGACGGAAATCTCTGCCACAGAATTGACGTTTGCAGTTAGAGGCATTAAGCGCCGAGCTATTCTCGTGAACGAAAGCACCAATCAGAGCCTTCGTCCTGCAGTGCTTGTATTGCATGGTGGGAAAGGGAGCGCTGAGGAAATGCGCAAGCGAACTGGCTTTGATGCAATTGCTGTGGCAGAAAACTTCTCTGTCATATATGCGGAGGGAACAACCTGGGGCAGGGGTTTCCATGCCTGGAACACTGGATATCTTCAGCGCCAACAGGTTGGCAAAGCTGATGATATTGGATATTTCGATACTTTGATCGATCTTCTGGTCAAAGACCACCATATTGACCGTCAACGCATTTACATGACTGGTGGATCGAATGGCGGAATGATGACTTTCGTCTACGCAGTTAAGCGTCCTGAAAAGCTGGCGGCTATTGCGCCTGTCGTCGGTGCAATGTTCACATTTGAGAAAAAACCATCAGTTCCTCTGCCCATCCTGATGATCAATGGTCAGCAGGACGACGAGGTTCCGATTGAAGGCGGTATGAGCCGTAATCCGATAGTTCGCAGAGTACAACAGGCGCAATACCGTTCTCTTGATGACACAGTGGCTTTTTGGGTCTCGGCAAATCGTTCGCAGAAAATGGGAAATGTCGTGACTGAGGGCACTATGACCACGACGACATACCCCGCGACGGGAAACGGCGCTATTACCATCTCCATTGTCGATACGGCTGGCGGGCACGGGTGGCCTGGCATTGATCTTGGACGCAGGGGCAATACTCCGATCATGTCCTTCAATGGCGCAGAGAAGGTCTGGTCTTTCTTCAAGACTCAACGTCGGGTTAAATAG
- the cutA gene encoding divalent-cation tolerance protein CutA — protein sequence MISCVVFFSPLPPISLHERKLYYVTLNTADEARQIGRSLLEQQLAVCVNWFPITCAYRWEGEITEEPEVVLMIKTQSGLQTEIEQAIRDQISYTNFIAEISPTYVNEGFLGWLSREVPHQEAQ from the coding sequence TTGATTTCCTGCGTCGTCTTCTTTTCCCCGCTTCCACCTATTTCCCTACATGAGCGGAAACTTTATTACGTTACCCTGAATACAGCAGACGAAGCCCGACAGATTGGGCGATCGCTACTAGAGCAGCAGTTAGCCGTATGTGTAAATTGGTTTCCGATTACCTGTGCCTACCGTTGGGAGGGGGAAATTACGGAAGAACCTGAGGTTGTATTGATGATCAAAACCCAATCAGGATTACAAACAGAAATTGAACAAGCAATTCGCGATCAAATTAGCTACACTAATTTTATTGCCGAGATTTCACCGACCTATGTAAATGAGGGCTTTTTAGGTTGGTTAAGTCGAGAAGTCCCTCATCAAGAGGCTCAATGA
- a CDS encoding HAD-IB family phosphatase, whose protein sequence is MTRIVFCDFDGTITAVETFVAILKEFAPEISQQLLPQIYDQTLTLREGVRQILESIPSSLYPEILEFTRSQPTRAGFVELLDFLDAEKVPLIVVSGGLQGMVEVVLGDLKHRVHAIHAIAIDPSQEYLQIHSDYEYGTELVAKVKVIEAYRATEAIAIGDSITDLNMALYAPTVFARDRLAVYLDQHQKAYIPWNDFFDVCNYLKASWKL, encoded by the coding sequence ATGACTCGTATAGTATTCTGCGATTTCGATGGCACAATTACGGCAGTAGAAACCTTTGTCGCAATCCTGAAGGAATTTGCTCCAGAGATTTCGCAGCAGCTACTACCACAAATTTATGATCAGACTTTGACACTACGAGAAGGAGTGCGTCAAATTCTCGAATCCATTCCTTCGAGTCTCTATCCTGAAATTCTCGAATTTACGCGATCGCAACCGACACGAGCGGGCTTTGTCGAGCTGCTCGATTTTCTAGATGCCGAAAAAGTGCCTTTAATTGTGGTTTCAGGCGGATTGCAAGGAATGGTGGAAGTAGTCCTAGGAGATCTCAAGCATCGTGTTCATGCTATCCATGCGATCGCCATTGATCCTAGTCAGGAATATTTACAAATCCATTCCGACTACGAATATGGAACAGAACTGGTTGCCAAGGTAAAGGTGATCGAGGCATATAGAGCAACAGAGGCGATCGCCATTGGTGACTCGATTACGGATTTGAATATGGCACTCTACGCCCCGACTGTATTTGCCCGCGATCGCCTTGCTGTTTATCTTGATCAACACCAAAAAGCTTATATTCCTTGGAATGATTTCTTTGATGTGTGCAATTATTTAAAAGCATCATGGAAGTTGTAA
- a CDS encoding phycocyanin has protein sequence MLTMNRTLDEKTSEVEHVYLTDIDIFNLECFANTFSLRVMTYGLLRDHAEEITIRTLKLLAQQYPVLVNKQLARCEYDMNSVIRYISLSILRDDELFFRETLMDWLANIINSYQVAKECCTCYRLMQTVVGEVLPSECAMLVKPYSDLAISALINA, from the coding sequence ATGCTAACTATGAACCGCACTTTAGATGAGAAGACGAGTGAAGTTGAACATGTTTATCTCACTGACATTGACATTTTTAATTTAGAGTGTTTTGCCAATACCTTTTCATTGCGTGTTATGACCTATGGTCTATTGCGCGATCATGCTGAAGAAATCACGATCAGGACTCTTAAACTCTTGGCACAGCAATATCCTGTGTTGGTAAACAAGCAATTAGCTCGTTGCGAATATGACATGAACAGTGTGATTCGATACATATCACTATCCATCTTGCGTGATGACGAGCTGTTCTTCCGAGAAACCTTGATGGATTGGTTGGCAAATATCATTAATTCCTATCAAGTTGCGAAAGAATGCTGTACTTGCTATCGGCTAATGCAAACGGTTGTTGGTGAGGTGCTTCCTTCTGAATGTGCAATGTTAGTTAAACCCTATTCTGATCTAGCTATTTCCGCATTAATAAACGCTTAG
- a CDS encoding DUF350 domain-containing protein translates to MERVLQEIGRSPLIIAEIIVSFILFWIGQFVYQRFFRRKLELNVELFVRDNSAVAVALVGYYLGIAIALKSALTKSVLGWQNVVVNLVLYGILVIGLMWVGAVVCDRLILQRCDSAREILEERNFGAAALESGCHIANGIIISSAMGGDSGTWLVGLVSYAIGLATLVMASFCYSVIAGYRVFKAIQEHNNPAAGVAFAGMLVAIGNVVHFAFLPEFENWGISFILYGLSIPFGILMLIAIRWIADLILVPGVKISDEIVRQEVPNLGAGLIEAFAYIAGSLLIVWSI, encoded by the coding sequence ATGGAACGAGTCTTACAGGAAATTGGGAGATCGCCTTTAATTATTGCCGAGATTATCGTTAGCTTTATCTTGTTTTGGATTGGACAATTTGTTTATCAAAGGTTCTTTCGACGCAAACTGGAACTCAATGTTGAGCTATTTGTGCGCGACAATTCAGCAGTTGCTGTAGCACTAGTTGGTTACTATTTAGGCATTGCGATCGCTCTTAAAAGTGCACTCACCAAATCAGTCTTAGGCTGGCAAAATGTAGTTGTTAATCTGGTGCTCTATGGAATATTGGTTATTGGCTTGATGTGGGTCGGTGCTGTAGTATGCGATCGCCTAATTTTGCAACGCTGTGATAGTGCTAGAGAAATTCTGGAAGAACGTAATTTCGGTGCAGCAGCCCTCGAATCAGGTTGTCACATTGCTAATGGCATTATTATTAGTTCAGCGATGGGGGGAGATTCGGGAACTTGGTTAGTGGGCTTGGTTAGCTATGCGATCGGTCTAGCCACATTGGTAATGGCTAGTTTTTGTTACTCAGTGATCGCAGGTTATAGGGTATTTAAAGCAATTCAAGAACATAATAATCCTGCGGCTGGAGTTGCCTTTGCGGGTATGCTAGTGGCGATCGGTAATGTCGTGCATTTTGCCTTCTTACCTGAGTTTGAGAATTGGGGCATTAGTTTTATTTTGTATGGCTTATCTATCCCTTTTGGAATATTGATGCTCATTGCAATTCGCTGGATTGCCGATCTTATTCTTGTCCCAGGGGTCAAAATTTCCGATGAAATCGTGAGGCAGGAAGTTCCCAATCTTGGTGCAGGATTAATTGAAGCTTTTGCCTATATTGCAGGCTCATTGCTGATAGTGTGGAGTATTTAA
- a CDS encoding IS1595 family transposase, producing the protein MIKFPLTELLDEQACYEWLMKILHPQGLNCPSGHALPAGQAPHDRKRSPIVKYKCRECGRVFHIFTGTDLSGSHYNCSQIVLILRGFLQGQTTQHIAEELGLDYGTLLSCRHRIQRRGFAHLITTALPDDEAEMDEMFQNAGEKGAKKDSITDPPRQRGNQRKGKGTMANDRPPIVGTVGRSSAQIRLKVCDNTQQITIQPQVESTTLPTTTVFTDESDAYNRIPASGRERQTVCHSQGEYARDDDGDGFYEVHCNTMEGIWVGLRNFLRPFRGIHKKYLYLYVAMFEWSHNLRWIDFDFLRRLLFPASTYFPT; encoded by the coding sequence ATGATCAAGTTTCCCCTAACTGAATTGCTAGATGAGCAAGCCTGCTATGAATGGCTAATGAAGATCCTCCATCCGCAGGGACTGAATTGTCCAAGTGGACACGCATTACCAGCAGGACAAGCGCCGCATGATCGTAAACGCTCACCTATTGTCAAATATAAGTGTCGGGAATGTGGCAGAGTGTTTCACATTTTTACAGGGACGGACTTGTCAGGAAGCCACTACAACTGTAGTCAGATCGTGTTGATATTGCGTGGATTTTTACAAGGGCAAACGACCCAACACATAGCAGAAGAATTAGGACTTGACTATGGAACGTTATTGAGTTGTCGGCATCGTATCCAGCGCCGAGGATTTGCTCATTTGATTACTACGGCTCTACCCGATGATGAAGCAGAGATGGACGAGATGTTTCAGAATGCAGGGGAAAAGGGCGCAAAAAAAGACTCGATTACCGACCCACCACGACAGCGAGGGAATCAACGCAAAGGCAAGGGGACAATGGCGAATGATCGTCCACCCATTGTTGGTACTGTTGGGCGGAGCAGTGCTCAGATCCGCCTGAAGGTCTGTGATAATACCCAACAAATCACGATTCAACCGCAGGTAGAGTCAACGACTTTACCGACCACCACAGTCTTTACCGATGAATCTGATGCTTACAATCGCATACCTGCTTCTGGTCGTGAGCGTCAGACCGTTTGTCACTCTCAAGGTGAGTATGCTCGTGATGATGATGGCGATGGCTTTTACGAGGTACATTGCAATACTATGGAAGGGATTTGGGTCGGCTTACGCAATTTCCTGCGTCCCTTTCGAGGTATTCACAAAAAGTATTTGTATCTCTATGTAGCCATGTTCGAGTGGTCACACAATCTACGTTGGATTGATTTTGATTTCCTGCGTCGTCTTCTTTTCCCCGCTTCCACCTATTTCCCTACATGA